The window CGTTGTAGCCAATAACATCAATAAGCTGTTTAGCTGAATCTGGTAAGAGCGTTTCGAGCCGTGCAAGTTCAGCTTCGTCAATCGTGGTTTGCATGTTACCCCCTAAAATGAAAACACCCTCCAAAAGGAAGGTGTTCAGTATTTCATTTTTATTGGGGCTTGACGTGTTGAAGGGGTTCAGTGGTTAGAGGTCAACGGCGCGTAAATTAGATTTATCTTCAGGGGCGTTATTTAACTGATGGTCACAATCTTTTTTAGCTGTTAGATATGAGTTAAATGTTGATACATCAATTTTACCCTCTGATATTGCTTGCCCCCATAGTTCAGTAGAGTAAATGGATAGTGCGATACAATATTGGAATGGCGATGCTAATGGTTTTCCTAGTTTCTTAGCATCTTCACTAAGTGCTTTTCGCTCATCACGAGCTTTTCTCCATACTGTTTTATCGTCTGCATATTTAAAACTTTGATACCCCTCATAGGAGCTTTCTGCTAAAGCAACAGAACGCTTAAAAATATCCTCTGCTATAGGCTTTAGTTTAATGTATTGTGCATCAGTATCATTATTTGCACTTACCAAAGAGCTAGTCATAAGTAATGGTAACATAATGCTTAGTAAATACTTTTTCATTTTCACCTCAAAATAAATTCGGTTGTTTTGCGGTTAGGATAGCAGATTGTTTATGTCGTGATAATAAGTCCCACGCATGGCGATCACTAAAACCAAACTTAGGGCACAGTTTTATAACGGCTTTAACACCTGATAAACCGCCCTTTAAAAGGGCGTTATATTCACTGATAAATCGTTGGTTACGCCATTCACGCATGGCGACTGAAGCATTAGGAATATAAATTTCAGTACCACAAAAATGAGATTGAAGCGTGACTGAATTATGCTCACCAATAACGTGTAATAGTTGCTTAAAGCGTTCTGTATCCGTTGTCTTTGTGAAAACAAACGTTGTTCCGCCAAAGACTTCGATTAATTTTAATGTGTCTGAATACCCAATTAACCCCGCAATATGCCGTAATGTTTCAGGGAGTAAATGTTCAACGGCTTTGAGATCCATTTTTCGCCCTCCGTTTTGCATCAATGATTAAGGCTTTCATTAAGTTAGATAACTCATCAAACGTTAACCACTCAATTTTTTCACGGTCAAACATACGCTTAGCCATTGCCTCTGCATATGACCAAGGACGCTTTGCATCAGAAAGCAACGCCTCAATTTTACTCAAAATAGCTTCCCTTGTTGCAGGGACACTAGGGTGACGCCCGTATTTACGCTTACTTTTGCGCGGATAACCTTGGTCATGAAGATAGTCACGGACTTGGCTTAACTCGTCTAGCGTTAATTTTTTAGCGGAATTTTTACCCGTCATACGAACCAGAATACTGCGATAGGTTTCATCATCTAATTTAAGGTACTGTTGAGCTGCTTTGATGATACCAATTAATATCTTTGCGTTAGGGGATGCCATTAATCTATCTCCTCTAAGTTTGCGTGACCTGTCACGCTGGTTAAGTTGAGCTGACGGGCATCACGGGTTAACCAGCAATTAGATTGACCGATAAATAACCCTTTGCAATGGTTAGGCATTTGCTCTTTACAATGCGGACAAATGCCTAACTTGGCTTGCTGACGCTTGAGATGCTCAAGGTTGCACAGTAAGAGCAATGAAACCAATTCGTTGCGGTCATAAGGTTCACGGCCTGGGTTACGATTTACGCAAAGATATTCAAGCGCCTCTTTTTCTAAGTCAGTAAAAGTGAATTCCATGCGGTGCAAACCATCTTTGCGCTGATTGGCACGCTGGCGACGCTTACGCGCCGCTGCTTGTGAAGGTGCTCTTAAGTTAGTCATAGTAAGTCACCCCCATTATCTACCTTCAAAGTTAACTCTTTAACACGCTTAAACTGACGGACAAGCACAGAGGCTTTGCTGAAATAAGGCCAATACCATGAAAATTTGTTATGTAGATTTGGGATCTCTTTTTTAGCACGCCTTTTACCCCAAATTTTTTCCAACTTTTTAACTTTTGTAGGGCTATAAAGTGATTTTTGACGTTTAGACCAAAACAACTCGACCAATGGATTAAAATCCTCGCCATTAAGCCGCCCCCATCCAGTATAAATTTGGCTATCCAGATAGACCGCTAACACTGTTTTTCCTTCCCCAGCACTAACACGCCTTATACTTACTTCGGTATCTCTGTACTGAAAATCAACTGAAGCGAAATAATCTTTTAGATCTCCTTCAATTTTCGCCCATTGCTCTTTACTTATGCTCACTTGACACCTCCGCAGACTGGCACTTGCATTCGCCAACTACCATGCGAGTCAGGTGACTGGGAGTATCAGATAATGACAAGTTATTGATGTGTATTTTAGATTCTTGCTTCCGATACAAAACAATTGCAACATCACCTTGAATATCAATAACTTTACCTGTACGTGATGATGATTTGATAGACGCACCACGAGAGTTAATATTGTAACGCTGAATAGTAAAATCGACCTTGTCACCAATACTGATAGTAAATAATGACTTAGGAAGCACTTTTTCACAGGTAGGACACCAACCTTTACGCATGATTATTCTCCCTTCCATAAGCTGAACACGTAGAAGAACAACCACCACGAGGCCAGTCATTACAGCTATCGCACAGATTTGACTTGGCAATGTGATTACGAAGCTCCTTAGCAAAATCACGGCAGTTAAAAATTTCATCTCTTAATGCCGACTTTACCTGTCCCATATAATCGCGATCAGGTAGAGAGTCGAGAATGGATTGTAACGATTCTGCCAACTTATCAACGCCTTGAGCTTGTAATTCACAAATATAGTCATCGGAGAATTGAATATCATCAGCGCTTAGCGAAATAAAAAGTGGCTCACAAAACTCACTGGAGCGCTCTCTTGAAACATCAATTTGTGGTGTTAATGGTGTGAATGGACGAACATAACAAACAGGTGTTGCTGTTATAATGAATTTCGGTTGAATTATATTATTAGTTGATGCGTTATTATTAAGCATAAATACCTCGTTATCTGGATTTAGGCGTAAGCCAGCCCCTGCGGGTTTACGCCATTAATTAAAAGGTTAAGTTTTTGAGTGAGTTACATTATTTAGCAGTTTAATGTATCAATATCGATGTAATAAGGTTCAATATCGATTTCTACAATGGTTCTTTCGCCTTCATCTTTAGCTCTACCTAATGTTCTCACTGTAGGGCCTCCGCGCAAAAAACGACTACGTTGATAAATGAAGGTATGACCAACAAGGTATTTTTCATTAAACTGTTTGGCTGTTAGTTTGGACACGATGACCTCCAGACGATTTGAGACAGTAATCAGCACGACATTCCGCCCATCTGCGATTTACTTCTTTACGTGCTAGGCGGACAGCATCAACCCAATTTTTATGTGCTTCAGCAAATAATTCTTTACGTTCTGCAATCGCTGCGCTTGTTGCATAATGAATAAATGACATATCACACTCCCGCAATATCAAGTGAAATAGGGGCATACTGATCACTATCACCAACCCGCTCATAAATACGGACATACTGACGACTACCAACGACTTGAATTGCTTCCCCAATCGCCTCCATCGCGCTAATCCAGCGCGTATCTTTAATATCTAAGCGGCGTAATGAAAGCACAGCACCTGTATTAATATTGCCTTCTTTATCAACGGCAAAGGCCTGGTCAATAATGGAATGAATTTCTGGTTTTGCACCCTGTACCCAATCTTTTAAACACTCATCAATTAAAGTCTTAGCACCTTGTAAACGCTCATCAAAAGCAATACGGTCTTGTATCGCACGTTGGATTTTGTAGCGGCCATCGAATGAATACAGTGTAACATTGCCTTTTTTACCTCCTACATTAACGCCGAATTGTTCGGCAGACAGTGCGATAAATGCCTCAATATCACCGAAAGCAGCAATTTTAAATTGACGTAATAACTCACTGATTTGTTGAGCTTGAGTGACTAATTCACCAACCAATGCGTCACGCTGCATATCAATGGGCTTAATTAAATCAATAGGGGTTAAAATGCCTTTCGCATCGCGCCAGTAGTTCTCGATTACTTCATGTTGTGTAAATTGTTTTGGATTAGTGTGCATTGCTTTTCCCCTTATTTGTTAGTTTCATTGCTTCGATTGCTTTTTTGATACCAAGAGACATTCTTTTTGCAATGTCGATTTCATTGTCTGTTGCGCCACGCCCTGTATGGCTGCCGATAATTTCATAATTCATTGTGCCATTGTTATTCTCTGTAATGTTGATTGTAATTTGTACAGCCATAATCCCTCCTAATGTATTGATTCAGACCAGTAAACGCGGCAACCTTCGGTATCGAACACGCCTTGTTTACCCTTATGACTATTAAAATATTGGTAAGACGCCTTACCTTCCTGAATGAGTGCATCACAATAGCTGTTTCGGGCTACGTGAATGCAAGGCTTACCTTGACGGGTGATCACACTCAATATGGTGACGCCTTGCTGTTCTAAGTGCTGTGCCACTGAGCCTGCACGTAGCAAGTCAGAGACAATGGATTGGTTTTCAGTCGTAATAGTGATATCCATGTTGAACCCCATTATTTCTTTGCTGATTGAAGCTTTTCTATTTCTTCACGAGCATCAATCAATACACTGATTAACTCATCGAGATTTTCGCGGCGAAATAAAACCCCTTTACTTGACATCTCTCTATCAAACACCAGATCATTAATTATAAGTTCGAGTTTATCGATGATGGTCTTAGCCATATAACCACCTAATTAATCAACATTTCCGAGAACTCATGAACCATTTGAACATCAATAGGTTGACCACTAATTTGGCTACCATTAGATATACCGCGTAAGAACTTAAACAAACGGCGAGCATTACCTTTACACGCTTTATAAAGGGCATTTAATACTTCTGGTTCAGACGCTTCCGGTAACATGGTTGTGATCATGTTAGTGATATCATCTTCGGGTAATGATTCCCCCATGCGTAAAGCAAAGCCCACACGGCTATATAATTGCTTATACTCTCCACGCTTACCTTTTAAGTTAAGAATCAAGCGAGGCATACCTGCGAGCACAATACCAACCCCTGATTTATCATGGATACGGCGCAAGGTTTCTAAGGCGCGGTAAGGTAAGTTTTCCGCTTCATCGACTAAGATAATGCGCCCCGAATCACGCAGATTTTGTATAATGGATTCGCTCAATTCGTGCATGTTGCCACGCTTACTTAAACCCAATTTGTTGCACAGCTCCTCCAAAACAACACGAGCGGTATAACCTGGGTCAGCTTCGATAAGCACTGCATTTAAATTTTCTTTGGCGTACTGACGAATAATCATGGTTTTACCCATACCTGCATCACCATAGATAACGTTAATATCACTATCCATGTGCGCCATACGGATAACATCACGCCCTTTACGTGCCATTAACGTATCAACATAGACAGGCTTAATACGACGTGATTTATCACGCTCTTGTTCACGAGATATGAACTGACGGACTTTTTCTTCTACCGCATTAACATCGCCGTTATACTTATTTTGCAAAAACTGATTAATTACGGCCGTACTGACTCCTATACCGCGAGCCGCTTGAGCTTGTGACCAGCCTTTGTTATTCATCATCGTGGTAAGTTCATTAACGATAGACATCGTAAACCTCCGTTATTGGTTACCTGCTTTCGCAGATAAGTATTCATATTCAGATTGTAAAAACGTAATCGGTTTTCTTGGTGTCGTGATAGGTTCATCCGCAGGAATAAAACCACCAAAATCAGGCGTAGGCTTCGTATCAATTAGTGGGCGAGCCTCAGCCTCAATCTCACGTATCTTATCTTCGACACGAGTCATACGGCGTTTACGACGGTCTTCAATGGCTTTATCCATTTGTGTGGTTGGTACTGCGGCCACTTTGTTACCGTTCCATATTGCGGTGCAGACATAGGTTCCATCCAGTTTGCGAATAATGACTTCCTTCGCATCATGAATGTCATAAGCCACACGAACTTCGTCACCATCAACGAGGATCAAGTCTTCGGCAAAATACTCGTTGTTATTAAACTCAATCCAACCGCGCTGTGCCTTTCTAATGACTTCAGGCATAAACATCTCGCGTAATTCAATTTCAGTGAGATATTCGATTTCATCGCCTTCAGCAGCTAACACTTCTTCGCGGTAAGCCGCAGGGGTTAAATGGCGACCGTTGCGTTTAGGTAATTCGCTGTGCTCATGCTCATAGTTATAACGCTGTACTTCAACCTCAATAGCATCAAGTAGCTGCTGCCAACTCGGAAGCTTAGCTAATGCACCTTTTTGCACTGGATTAAGTTCTTTATTGCTCTCGATAGCTTTTACAGCAGACTCGATACGACGGCTGGTAATACGCACATGTTCTCTGTCTGCACCTAATCCATTGTAAGTTTGAAACTGCTGAGCTACTCGACGGGGAATAACCGCATTGAGACGCTCAATAATCCCGCGTGCTTGTGGGTTACCAGGAATACCCGTCATATGCTTGATACCTAAGCGAGGGAAAATACCTGTAATATCAGCATCTAACGTTTTGTTTTTCTCACCACCACCATTATCTGAATAGGTAAATAATGGCTTGCCATGGTATTTCATGCCGTGGCGATAAGCCGATGCAACGGCGATCACGTTCTCTGATAAGTCCAAACTCCAACCCACAAGAAAGCGTGTCCGACCATCTAAAACCAACGTTAATTCAGGTGTAAATGGGCGTCCGTGAATAGGATGAGCCACTTTCATATTCATGGACTTACCATCTGATATCCAACAACCATTTACTGGCATCTGTGACCAGTCACGCTTTTGATAAGTTTCTAATGCGCGAGCTGCCGAACCTGTCACGCGTCCTCGTGCTCGTTCGCGTTTTGGTAATTTATCCATGACGCGGCGAACAGCATAATAAGAGGGCATAACATCCAACATAGTAGGCTGGTCTGCGTAGTGCTCCTGCCACTCTTCGGTGAATGTGCGGTACGCTGCCATCAACGATGGGCCATTCACATTACGATGATGTGATAAGAACATCGGTAGCCATGAGACCTGCTCAGGACGTGTCTCTTTATGGTGACCGGGTGCCAGTAACGCCAATCGCTCATCACCATTATTGGTACTCTGATACAATGTGACCCATTCCTGTAAAGAGCGGATGCTCACGCCTCGGCGGGTTGTCCCTTTACGCGCATTCGCATTATCCGCAGCTTGCTGTAACGTCATAGGTAAAATACCTTTGCGGGACTGTTCAGAAATACGTGTCACCGCCCCAATGCGTGTATCGCCTGCATAAATCAAAGAAAGCACTTCTAAGGCTAATGTTGCTCTCGCGTCAGCAATGCTTTTTTGATCTGCGGTTAACGATGAAACTTCACGCTCTAACAATGCAGGGCACTGGCGCATTAAAGCCAACTCATCAACGGGTTTAACGCTGGTATTTGATACCGTTTTTTCGAGTGCGTTATCCGTTTTTTTCTGCTCAAGAACTGCATTAAAATGACGTTGTTTGATAACTTCCTGCGCCGCCTCTGGCAAGCAATCAATGTGATACTCAAAAGCTTTTGTTCCCGTTCTACGGCGACGTAAGTTTTCGTTTTCACCTGAATACTTGTCTAGGCGGCTACGAATATTTTGCACCCGCGTCGGAAAGTCCGGTAGTCCAACGCATTCTTTAGCGGTAAGCCAAATAGACATAATTCACCTAATCAAGCTGTTTTGAGGTTAGAGAAATGAGGCGTTACGTGATAACGACTCGGCCAGATAACAGCAGGTTCAATACCAATCACCTCTGCGATGATCTCTTCTACTTTTGGATAAGAACGATAGAAGACATTACGCATGGTTCCAGTCTTTAAACCGTGTTCAATTTCTAATGAGGATAAATCCACTCCACGCTGCTCAAGTGCCGTATAAATTGCCTTACTCGACCAGTCATGACCTTCGCGCACAAATAAATGTGTCAAATCTTGCCTAGAAAGCTGCATTATGTGATCCTCTTGTGTTTATCGCTTTCGATAATCAAACTCTATAATCGTTCTCGATTATCGTTATTGATGATACTAAACGAACAATAATCCGATTGCAAGATTTAAATCGGATTATTATTACATTTTAATTGTTGCGGTTAATAAGAAGAGGTTCTCTTTTATGTCAGATAGTTACAATGAAAAGTCCGAAGATAAGACAAAAATTCGCGATCGGATTATTAGTACGACACCAATAGTCCGCTTTGGTGAAAGGCTCAAGGAGGCGATGAATGGAATAACAAATGTTGAGTTGGCTAAGCGAACAGGAATGTCAGAAGCTACGATTCGAAAATATATTGCAGGTAAAATTTTCCCAACAATTGATAGCTTAGCCATTGTTGCAGATGCATGTGGAGTTTCTTTTTCTTGGTTAGCATTTGGCGAAGAACCTGATGAAAATAATAGTTCGAAATACACAGAACAAAAAGACGATTTCAACAACGAGATTCTAACGGCATTTAACCGATTATCGCATAGTGAACGTGAGTTAGTTGTTGAATATATCTATAGGGAAGGAATTAATAATTTAGTGAGAATAGCCGCATCCCACACACCTGTTTTGGGTAACGATATGATGCTTCCGATAGTTGAAGCATTGCCTTTACGCCCTGTTTTAAAGAGTGCTATTAAAATAGGATTAGCTAATAATGGGGAATATGACAAAGAGATTTTACGCATTCTTGAAAAAATCGAGTCCAGCAGCCAAAGCAATAGTTTAGCCAAGGATAAGGTAGGATGATTGATTGCTGATTCAATTGTCCTTTAAATATGGTTTAAACACTCCTAAAACATGATCATTAGTATGCAGAATAGAATGCAAAAAATAACAAATTAAATCAAATTGTATTCTTTAGTGCAGAATCAATAAACTCTCGCCAAGTCAGTAACCTCAAGGCGTTCAGCCTATCTCAATCCAATTTTAAATAGTGCAAGATTGATCACCTCCCCACAAACGTTTATCAGATGAACGGGCAATAAAGCGAGATAAGGTCGTGGTTGTTGAAAGCGGAACGCGACTTTCTGCAATCAAGTAGTCTTCGCCATTATGGCCGACAATCATACCAACATGGTTACTCCAACATAAAGAAGCCGAGGCTATTTGCCTAAACAGCTCGGTTCCAATACTGGTAAAGACAACATCGCCAACTTCGTACTCATGGGGATAATTTATTTTTGTCATAAAAGTACCTCAATATAAACAATGCTATTAAGGTACAGTTATAAAGACTAGAAGAATTCTCGCTATCGGATAAACGCTGAAAATCATTCTTGTTTAACTAGGGTATATATTAGTCAATTGTTCACTAAGTAATTTTATATTGCTAATTATCTCGTCTTCGCAATGAGCAGCATAGCCAAATAGAATTGCATTTTGGTGAGGACTTTGAATACAGTAGCGCGATAACGGTTGTGCTCCAAAGCCTAACAGACGGCATTGGTTAAGGATCACGTTAGTATCATAACCGTCTTTAACCCAACAGACAGTATGAATGCCTGAATCCGTCATTTGTACATTAAATAGGTGAGGGAGATAGTGATTAATGGCATTGATAAACGTATTTTGCCTATCGTAGCATATCTTCCGTATTTTTCTGACATGGCGTGCATAGTGGCCTTCTTGGATAAACTGGGCTAAAGCGGCCTGTTCTAAATAACCACAATGGCTATCGCTATAATATTTCATCATGGTGAATGCTTCACTCAGAATTTCTGGCACAATTAAGAAACCTAAACGAAAGCCAGGATACATCATTTTAGAAAACGTCCCTGCATAAATAACACGTTGATGATTATCTAAGCCTTGTAGCGCTTGAATTGGCTTTGATAAAAAGCGAAATTCACTGTTGTAGTCATCTTCAAAAATCCATGCGTTGTTTTGTTGTGCCCAATCCAATAATGCTAAACGCCGCGGTAAGCTGAGGGTTGTGCCTAGCGGAAACTGGTGAGAAGGCGTGGTATAAATTAATTTTGCTGTTTCATGGTGTTTTGCACCGTAGGCAATATCCATTCCTTCTCTGTCAGATGAAATAGCAGCAATATCAGCACCTGCAGCGGTGAAAATAGCTCTGGCGCTATCATAACCAGGGTCATCTAACCATACTTTGTCCCCTTGCTGTAATAAGATTTTTGCTACTAAATTAATGGCTTGTTGCGTCCCATTAACAATAATAATTTGTTGTGGTTTGCAGTGAACCCCGCGAGTCGAACGGACGTAATCTACCAATAAGTTTTTTAGCGGTGTATATCCATCAGGATGATTAAAATGTGCAATAGGCTGTTTGGATTTACGCCAAACACGGCCTAGTAGTCTTCCCCATAATTCATGTGGAAATTGGTCAACACAGCCAATACCAATATTAAACATTTGGTACTTGTTGGTGTCCGGGCGCGATTTTTCCCATAAGTTCGTTAAAGTAGAAACTTTAGGATTCAGATTTAATGCAGGATATCTAGATTGGTCATTCTGCTTAGTACTATCTATGGTACCAACTAATTCATCAGGAATGTGGGGAGAAACATAAGTTCCCGAGCCTTTTTTTGAATAAATATATCCTTCATCAATTAATCGTTCAAACCCAGCAATGACCGAGTTTCGTGAGATCGACATCATTTCGGC is drawn from Providencia huaxiensis and contains these coding sequences:
- a CDS encoding Mor transcription activator family protein, coding for MDLKAVEHLLPETLRHIAGLIGYSDTLKLIEVFGGTTFVFTKTTDTERFKQLLHVIGEHNSVTLQSHFCGTEIYIPNASVAMREWRNQRFISEYNALLKGGLSGVKAVIKLCPKFGFSDRHAWDLLSRHKQSAILTAKQPNLF
- a CDS encoding gp16 family protein, producing MASPNAKILIGIIKAAQQYLKLDDETYRSILVRMTGKNSAKKLTLDELSQVRDYLHDQGYPRKSKRKYGRHPSVPATREAILSKIEALLSDAKRPWSYAEAMAKRMFDREKIEWLTFDELSNLMKALIIDAKRRAKNGSQSR
- a CDS encoding ANR family transcriptional regulator translates to MSFIHYATSAAIAERKELFAEAHKNWVDAVRLARKEVNRRWAECRADYCLKSSGGHRVQTNSQTV
- a CDS encoding DUF3164 family protein — its product is MHTNPKQFTQHEVIENYWRDAKGILTPIDLIKPIDMQRDALVGELVTQAQQISELLRQFKIAAFGDIEAFIALSAEQFGVNVGGKKGNVTLYSFDGRYKIQRAIQDRIAFDERLQGAKTLIDECLKDWVQGAKPEIHSIIDQAFAVDKEGNINTGAVLSLRRLDIKDTRWISAMEAIGEAIQVVGSRQYVRIYERVGDSDQYAPISLDIAGV
- a CDS encoding AAA family ATPase, with protein sequence MSIVNELTTMMNNKGWSQAQAARGIGVSTAVINQFLQNKYNGDVNAVEEKVRQFISREQERDKSRRIKPVYVDTLMARKGRDVIRMAHMDSDINVIYGDAGMGKTMIIRQYAKENLNAVLIEADPGYTARVVLEELCNKLGLSKRGNMHELSESIIQNLRDSGRIILVDEAENLPYRALETLRRIHDKSGVGIVLAGMPRLILNLKGKRGEYKQLYSRVGFALRMGESLPEDDITNMITTMLPEASEPEVLNALYKACKGNARRLFKFLRGISNGSQISGQPIDVQMVHEFSEMLIN
- a CDS encoding Mu transposase C-terminal domain-containing protein, producing MSIWLTAKECVGLPDFPTRVQNIRSRLDKYSGENENLRRRRTGTKAFEYHIDCLPEAAQEVIKQRHFNAVLEQKKTDNALEKTVSNTSVKPVDELALMRQCPALLEREVSSLTADQKSIADARATLALEVLSLIYAGDTRIGAVTRISEQSRKGILPMTLQQAADNANARKGTTRRGVSIRSLQEWVTLYQSTNNGDERLALLAPGHHKETRPEQVSWLPMFLSHHRNVNGPSLMAAYRTFTEEWQEHYADQPTMLDVMPSYYAVRRVMDKLPKRERARGRVTGSAARALETYQKRDWSQMPVNGCWISDGKSMNMKVAHPIHGRPFTPELTLVLDGRTRFLVGWSLDLSENVIAVASAYRHGMKYHGKPLFTYSDNGGGEKNKTLDADITGIFPRLGIKHMTGIPGNPQARGIIERLNAVIPRRVAQQFQTYNGLGADREHVRITSRRIESAVKAIESNKELNPVQKGALAKLPSWQQLLDAIEVEVQRYNYEHEHSELPKRNGRHLTPAAYREEVLAAEGDEIEYLTEIELREMFMPEVIRKAQRGWIEFNNNEYFAEDLILVDGDEVRVAYDIHDAKEVIIRKLDGTYVCTAIWNGNKVAAVPTTQMDKAIEDRRKRRMTRVEDKIREIEAEARPLIDTKPTPDFGGFIPADEPITTPRKPITFLQSEYEYLSAKAGNQ
- a CDS encoding helix-turn-helix domain-containing protein, with the protein product MQLSRQDLTHLFVREGHDWSSKAIYTALEQRGVDLSSLEIEHGLKTGTMRNVFYRSYPKVEEIIAEVIGIEPAVIWPSRYHVTPHFSNLKTA
- a CDS encoding helix-turn-helix domain-containing protein gives rise to the protein MSDSYNEKSEDKTKIRDRIISTTPIVRFGERLKEAMNGITNVELAKRTGMSEATIRKYIAGKIFPTIDSLAIVADACGVSFSWLAFGEEPDENNSSKYTEQKDDFNNEILTAFNRLSHSERELVVEYIYREGINNLVRIAASHTPVLGNDMMLPIVEALPLRPVLKSAIKIGLANNGEYDKEILRILEKIESSSQSNSLAKDKVG
- the pdxR gene encoding MocR-like pyridoxine biosynthesis transcription factor PdxR, producing the protein MRRQQHAQFPLLLLEEGYIKENVYHTIRNAILDGRIAVGIKLPSSRALAEMMSISRNSVIAGFERLIDEGYIYSKKGSGTYVSPHIPDELVGTIDSTKQNDQSRYPALNLNPKVSTLTNLWEKSRPDTNKYQMFNIGIGCVDQFPHELWGRLLGRVWRKSKQPIAHFNHPDGYTPLKNLLVDYVRSTRGVHCKPQQIIIVNGTQQAINLVAKILLQQGDKVWLDDPGYDSARAIFTAAGADIAAISSDREGMDIAYGAKHHETAKLIYTTPSHQFPLGTTLSLPRRLALLDWAQQNNAWIFEDDYNSEFRFLSKPIQALQGLDNHQRVIYAGTFSKMMYPGFRLGFLIVPEILSEAFTMMKYYSDSHCGYLEQAALAQFIQEGHYARHVRKIRKICYDRQNTFINAINHYLPHLFNVQMTDSGIHTVCWVKDGYDTNVILNQCRLLGFGAQPLSRYCIQSPHQNAILFGYAAHCEDEIISNIKLLSEQLTNIYPS